The Zygosaccharomyces rouxii strain CBS732 chromosome G complete sequence genome contains a region encoding:
- the NDC80 gene encoding kinetochore-associated Ndc80 complex subunit NDC80 (similar to uniprot|P40460 Saccharomyces cerevisiae YIL144W TID3 Component of the evolutionarily conserved kinetochore-associated Ndc80 complex (Ndc80p-Nuf2p-Spc24p-Spc25p) conserved coiled-coil protein involved in chromosome segregation spindle checkpoint activity kinetochore assembly and clustering), with amino-acid sequence MEHRPRNGFGKPVLDSLNPQRFTSQIPQPSQGKRRNTTNMGLTDMINKSIAKNAPVPPQKRSRSTVTGDDSAANFRLSQRYSSLPFSANNTGRTSMTSTTSVSNRDPRPLRDRNYQNAIQQEICDYLTFNRFDVETGHPISLKFLKQPTQKGFMIIFKWLYMRLDPGYKFTRSVENEVYQILRTLQYPYLETINKSQISAVGGSSWPKFLGMLYWLVKINAKLDKSLNELDQTLINQNTQDVTILNQPLTTLDEQDQKQEKYELMVEKLFIEYVMDSYKSFLRLEDNYDPYMIQLEIGFEKFVRIIETDINQLQLQNDKIYMQCQDVAQRGKQLKIAREKCKALKSDLVKFQSYVDGMNHKSQEWPRKLEKMASESLAKKEQISKFELEIKDLQNGLEQRGISMDNIDEKNKQKEELAKTLDYTLDRQDQLTSVIKADKFEIEGVWRRLMETLKQYNNAIDSLINARTKSNDTIDDAELRVTIPADINWIDAVAITYAELFGPNYSITETVGANLSQINNKILSKIERAQNDNNTLEMEISDLRDQISEKTRAIERLELELSDVKSKYKLGKQENESHLLSQKIELEKLERKINDSNKLLQEKISTAQQLVQATKLKFEEQQLDINRQRASLHRQIIEIIEFASNFKINIQGLIEQTENRINQEAATLDAD; translated from the coding sequence ATGGAACACCGACCTCGAAACGGCTTTGGAAAGCCTGTGCTGGATAGTCTAAATCCTCAAAGATTTACGTCCCAGATACCCCAACCTTCACAAGGTAAAAGGCGAAACACTACAAATATGGGATTAACCGATATGATTAACAAAAGTATTGCCAAAAATGCACCTGTACCACCTCAGAAAAGATCACGATCTACCGTAACGGGAGACGATTCTGCAGCTAATTTTAGACTCTCGCAACGGTATTCTTCGTTACCTTTTTCTGCAAATAATACGGGAAGAACTTCGATGACTTCCACAACTTCCGTATCTAACAGAGATCCAAGACCTTTAAGGGACAGGAATTACCAGAATGCAATTCAACAGGAAATTTGCGATTATTTGACATTCAACAGGTTTGACGTAGAGACTGGCCACCCCATATccttaaaatttttaaaacAACCGACACAGAAGGGATTCATGATTATATTTAAATGGTTATACATGAGACTAGACCCTGGTTATAAGTTTACTAGATCTGTGGAGAATGAAGTTTATCAGATTCTTAGAACTTTACAATACCCGTACTTGGAGACTATAAACAAATCACAAATTTCCGCAGTTGGTGGATCCAGTTGGCCCAAATTTTTGGGTATGCTTTATTGGCTTGTGAAGATTAATGCAAAACTAGATAAAAGTCTCAATGAGCTAGATCAAACTCTGATCAACCAAAATACCCAAGACGTTACGATTCTGAATCAACCATTGACCACTTTAGATGAACAAGATCAGAAGCAAGAAAAATACGAATTAATGGTCGAAAAACTCTTTATCGAATATGTGATGGACTCTTACAAAAGTTTCCTTAGATTGGAGGATAACTACGATCCTTATATGATTCAGTTAGAAATTGGATTCGAAAAATTCGTTCGTATCATTGAAACCGATATCAACCAATTACAGTTGCAAAACGACAAAATTTATATGCAGTGCCAAGATGTAGCACAGAGAGGAAAACAACTGAAAATTGCAAGAGAAAAATGTAAAGCGCTTAAGAGTGATTTGGTTAAATTCCAAAGTTATGTCGATGGGATGAATCACAAGAGTCAAGAATGGCCACGtaaattggagaaaatgGCATCAGAATCACTTGCGAAGAAGGAgcaaatttccaaatttgaaCTAGAAATTAAAGACTTACAAAATGGGTTGGAACAAAGAGGAATTTCCATGGATAACattgatgagaagaatAAACAGAAGGAGGAGCTGGCAAAAACGCTCGATTACACTTTGGACAGGCAGGACCAGTTGACGAGTGTAATTAAAGCTGATAAATTCGAAATCGAAGGTGTATGGCGTAGGCTCATGGAGACTTTAAAACAGTATAACAACGCCATTGATAGTCTCATCAACGCGCGTACCAAGTCTAATGATACCATTGATGACGCTGAACTTAGGGTCACGATACCTGCAGATATAAATTGGATTGATGCTGTGGCCATCACTTATGCTGAATTGTTTGGCCCGAACTACAGCATAACAGAAACTGTTGGTGCTAACTTGTCACAAATAAACAACAAGATTctatcaaaaattgaacgCGCTCAAAACGATAACAACACTTTGGAAATGGAAATAAGTGATCTGAGGGATCAGATAAGTGAAAAGACCAGAGCCATTGAACGCCTAGAGTTAGAATTATCTGATGTAAAATCAAAGTACAAGTTAGGCAAACAGGAAAACGAAAGCCATTTACTTTcacaaaaaattgaattagaaaAGTTGGAGAGAAAAATTAACGATTCCAATAAGTTGTTACAAGAAAAGATATCAACTGCTCAACAACTCGTTCAAGCtacaaaattgaaattcGAGGAGCAACAATTAGATATCAATCGTCAAAGGGCCTCTCTGCATAGGCAAATAATTGAGATTATAGAATTTGCCagtaatttcaaaattaatATACAGGGGTTAATTGAACAAACGGAAAACCGTATAAACCAAGAGGCCGCTACTTTAGATGCGGATTAA